TAATTGAAtcaattggtttggtttcatAGTGTAATTTATTTCCTCGGATGCTTTTGCGTAATCTCTGTACCTCTTAGTTGATAGTGTTGATGCAGATTATTAGGAGTGTCTTCTAAttttattagggtttcagtTTTCGATAATATTGTCGTCGGTCCTTGAATTGAAACTAATTACGAAAACGATTCCAGATTTggggttttagggtttcgagAAATTGAGCTTTTATGATAGCGAACCAGTATAACTGAGTACCATTACCTTGAAGGCTCTTGAACCTTATATATTGCTGATTTCGTTTTTGGCCAAGGAGATGCCTTTCCATAATCTAGTTCAGACTGCTTGAATAGTTATTCTTCTTGGTGTTGTTTTTGTGGCGTTTATTCTAATCAAATTGTTCAgaacttttcttttgatgtgCAGACGTATCTCGggattcaaatatttagattCTACTTCAAGTGCACCAAGTGCTCTGCAGAGCTGACTATGAAGACGGATCCACAAAATTCTGATTACATTGTCGAATCTGGGGCATCTCGAAATTATGAACCCTGGCGTGCAGAAGATGAGGTAAAGACTTTAGACATGTAGCTTTGAGCTTGTTTCCTCGTGCATGATATTGATGTAcgcttttcttctttactaatttacttctttttttttattgcacAGGAGGTTGATAAGGATAAACAGAAAAGAGATGCTGAGGAGATGGGGGACGCGATGAAGTCCTTGGAGAACAGAACTTTGGATTCTAAAAGAGAAATGGACATTATAGCTGCACTTGATGAAATGAAATCAATGAAGGTATGACACAGCTGCCTTTTTGTATCTTCTACTTCCTCGCGCTCTCTCTTGAATTCTTAAAATGTGATTATATTTCATGATTCTGTTACATGCTGACATAAGAGTTTTGGGTACtgattttctattattttgatttttgcagTCTAGACATGCTACTGTGAGTGTAGATGCAATGTTGGAGGCCTTGCAAAGAACAGGCGCTGAGAAGGTATGCTCCTGTTACTCGGttactttttcatatttatggCGATTTGATATTGTCTTCACAGAATACTGTTTTTAAGTtaaataagaaacagagatttcaGCTTTCGTGTTTCTTGATAACTAAACCATCTTGTTGCTCTTTGTAAGCCTTCTATCGAAGTGTACCTCTGACAAAAGTGTTCTGTACCATTGTTATGTTAAGTTATTTCGTTGACTGAGCCAATAtggttattttctttttattttgacaGGTAAAAcgaatagaagaagaagatgaagcagtTATAAAGTCGATATTTGGTGTAAGTGTTCATGTCATTCTTGCGTAAATATTGGTTCTTCACATGACATCTAGCTTTGCtaaactttttcatatttctgTTTCATCTGAAATgcagaaacagaaagaagTTATTAGGAGAATTGCagatgaagaaattgatgatgattatgatgatgatgatatcgATGATTATCCCAGCCttcagaaggagaagaaaggatCATCGTCAGATCTTTCAAAGGTTCCTCtatcaaaacatatatcttTCAGATTTCCCTCATCTTCTCATCATGTTTCAGATTTTTTGGAATCAGGACTAACTGTTAattcttttatctttgataCAGAAGAGGAAGGCAACAGAAGTAAGTCCAAGCAACCCCACAGATATTTTGACTAGTTCTTCTGCAGGTGGgttttttcaatctttctttcaAGTTTATCGActttgatttccttttttcggTTGAATAATGTTTAACGGGTTTCTCCATTTACGACCAGAAAATCCGAAGGAGCCCAAGAAACAAGCTATCAGCAAACAACCCTTTAAATCCGTTCACATAAAAGTCATCAAGAAGCAACCTCAACCAACTTCATCGTCAACTCCGGCTCCTGCAAAaccagaggagaagaagagtgatgGTGCGGCTAACACCAGTTTAGCCTCTTTATTCCAGAATTATGGtagtgatgaagatgaagattgattgtttttgttctcgacAAGTTCCGCACTTTCACAGATCTCATATCACTGTTTTAGAATTCGAGCTCTTATACTGTCGATATATGTGAGATCTTTCAgaattttcagaaatttgttcatgaaattgtttttgcaATTGATTTGGATTGATAGTTAGCTTCTGATGAAGCGGACCCACTTACAAAAACTTCCAGGTAAATAcagcaaaataaaagagagaaacggTGAGCACACCATTTCTTGAATGACACTCCACACAATCTGTAACTCACTTTTGCCCTTTCTTCCTCCACAACTCACCAAACATCTTCATCCCAGAACTCTTCCTCTTGCCACTTCCCAGtccatcatcataatcatcagCCATTCCCGGTGGATCCATGAACCCAGCTGACGGGTCAAAGAACCCACCTGCATAATACTTCTCAGTTGACCCAGATCGATCCCGACCATTCATCTCAAACTCTCCAGAAAGAACTGCTGCTGCAGCATCCGCTGCCTTCCTCCACTGCTCGGTTTGAACCCTGAGCTTCTTCATCTCAGCCTCTAAAgcatcttttgcttcttccatGGACTCAAGCTTCTCCTTCAGGTGAGCCGTCTTTGCTCTGCTTTCTTCTAACTCTTCCCCAATCCTACTCACCTTTGAAACCATCTCATCTTCATTAGCTTTCACATTAGAAATCTCTGAAGCTGAATCGCTCAACTGATTCTTCAAGCTCTCGTTTTCTTTGCCTAGTGATTCATGCTCTTTCTCCATGTCATAGAGTCTAGCTTTCAGCATCTTTATCTCATCTTCCTTTGCAACCAATTTCTCAGCTTCGTCATTGCCGCTTCtcagttcttcttcttctactgcAATCTTTTCAACGGGAACCTCAAACACATCAGTCTCTTTCTGCACATCACCAGGGATTTCGTCTCTATCAATCCTCTCAGCCTCAGTTGCAGATTCCTCCACTCGAGCCAGCGGGTTTGGTTTCTTGGACTTCTTATGAAGCTCATCTTGAGCTTGTTTCTTCACAGCTTCAGCATTAGCCAACTGCTCCTTGAGCAATCTCAGTTCCTCTTGCGCTTGTCCTAACTGCGACTCTAGATCCGATATTCGTCCCCCAAGTTTCTTCTGACCAAGCGGATCACTGTTAGGTCCACCGCTTCGAGGAGATTTACGGTCAACACCGGGCTTAAAACTTTGATCCGTAGTGATCAGACGGTTGGAATGATTGGAATCAGAAGTAGATGACGATGACCTCAGCCTTGGAGCTTGCCTCTGAGACAACTCTGAAACTCTAGAGaaatacaaacaacaacaaaaaatcttaaatcaCATCATTACTCATGTGAGAAAATGGAGATTTCTTAGTCAAAATCGTAACCTTGGTCTTGGCATTTTGATTTCGTGTTGAGGATATAATAAGCAATAATTCACAACAGAGAAGCCAAAGTTGCTGGAAGCTCGAAGGTTTATGGAGTAACTTGTATAAAACTGAAACGTAAACAAAATCAGTTGTCATTTATTACAGCAACAACCAAAGCCATGACTCATGTCGGAAAATTCCGGGGAACTGAGATATGATTATAATCACGCGCCGTCAAAAGCGCGTGTGTATCAGTGTATGATATGTGTGAGAGAACAAGAGACAGTAATCTTCAAATgagaaaaaccagaaacagagaagagagttGTCAAAGCTGGGAActtataaactttattttaatgttCGTTTGCTACATTTAATAAGCAAAAGGATCCAACTAAAAAGAGTTAAAACTTACcctcgaagaagaagaagatgaggtcAACTTTGCATTTGAAATCCAACAAGTGACTAAGAGAAACTATTAAAAATGGTCAAAGAAAGATTTGCGTTGGCTGATTGTGAGTCAGTAATAGGAACAAGAACATAAAACCAGAAGAATTACCCAAAAATGAgcagaaaagaagagagagagatagagagttGTAGTGTAACGCATGTACCTTTTCGAAACAGACAGCTTTATTTGAAGACACTCTCTCAATCCAAGAAGCCTAgactagagagagagagagaaagaaatggttttattttatttttgaagatttgaaaTAAAGCTGATCAAATTTAAAATCGAGGGACCATTGGGTAGGAGAAGGGCAAAAGTATAATTTTAAGTCTTGTAATAACGTCCACATATACACACACGTAACGTAACCATGATGTATATAAAGTCCGCatgtttcattcttttgttttatattgtAAACCATCTTATAAAATGATctaaaaaatgtaattttaatACAAGAGTGAATGTGAATGTTCGTATTGAATATAGATGTTATTTCTCAAATTTATAAGCATCatgtaaattttgtagtttttgtgAGTTTTCCCtagatatatatcaatatacgGTATGTGCCTTTAAATGAGTACAAGGTAAAATCATTGAAGTACAATTTCAAAGATCAGtaataataatgtatataaaGTTCAGGAATTAACACTAAAAGCCTAAAACCATCAATATgggatatttaatttttgtatatttattttgtaatagaTATATCCAGAGAAATGCATATAAATGTGGATTTATGTCACATAATTAGTTTCAATAGTTTATCATAAATACACACACATGTATATTACCTACATATCAATATTTCTGAcactcttgtttctttttgtcggTTTTGTACATGTTTCAATTTACAAACctctattttattataaaccTTCTCTAATCTCGACGTTTCTTTTTGTGATCTCCAACACGTCGAGAAACCAATTTGATGCTTCTTATaaggaaaaaatgaaaacgagattacaaattgtattattttatgtaGATAGCATTGAATCGCCGTTTAATATTTGATGGCATGGGTGTCCATATCAATAAAcaattattgttaatttgttacCAAATAATTTGGATTTCATGTTTTGGTCAATGTCATTAGTTACTATACTAGTTGTAGCTGGCTCtatcattttgttcaaaaatgCTATACGAAATCACTCACCTTAAAATTCAGTTCACGGCCTTAAAAAATCAGtttcattatatatttgttaacaacTTAATATGATCATTTCCCATTTCGAATATAAACGCAATAGAATTCGACCTAACATGGGTTGATCAAAAAGTAGAAATGCGactataataaataatttagagcaaacatatttttattagttgttGGAAATTAAATGTAAATGGACGCTCTAAAGTAAGAAAAAGGTGAAGTGTACTTATTCAAGAATGAAAGACAAAAGCATGTGAGTAGAGGAACTCTTAAGTAAATCACTTCAAGGCTAAAAAAACCCTTAAACTCCCAAAGATGACCACCACTCTCACTCACACTTCAATTTAtgttctctcttctcatttaATATCAAAGAGACCAAAGCATGTGTATCTTCATTTTTGTCGTCCTTTCTTGACATTTCCTCAACTACTAACTAACTATTCTTTTACTCCTTTAGCAAATCCCCCATTCATCACAAACTCTTCCAAACTATTGCTTTCATTGATAAAAATACATGGAATTGCTAAAATGGCAAAATCCCTCATTGATGCTAAGGTTTTACCAATAATGGAATCTCACGGAATCACGATTTATATTCCccttttttgtaaattatattcttcatttcatttttgtgcAATGCTTACCATTCATAATAATACAACCAAACAACCAACCTTCTGTAGGAGGAATTGAAAAtcgttttggtttttcttattGGCACATGTATGAAGTGATCAACATACACCCTCAAAACTAACTAACAATCTAAAACCATTCACTCCCGCTAacataatataaacaaaagacTATATAACAACTTTGAAGCTTTCCTCTTTACCTTTGGGAACTCTCTATTGCCATGTAACTTCCCTGGAAGTCTCACCGCCGCTATCATCAGTCATATCTGATCTTGTATAGCTGATTCCTGCTCCTTGAAGGTAATGGTTACTATCCTGTTCTATGGCATTGTAATGACTGTTGTTACCATTGTCTGGAACAAGGTTTTGTGATGCAAGGTTAACGTTTTGATTCGAAGAAGATACGCCAACCATTTGCTGACGTTCGGCAAGAACAGCAATTGCACAAGCTAGCCCACctgatggagatgatgatgacggaGTTGATGGTTCCTCATTACGATCTTTTTCTGAAATATCATCAGGTGATGTGTTTCTCTGAATTCCTGGTTCCtgttaaagaaagaaaatagttaGGCTTATCTTATTCAGATAAATGCTATATACTTCAAAGTTTACTAACCAAACAAATTACCTGCATCGAAAGCCATATTGCTTCCATGACCATTATATCTTCAAGATCAAAGTCAAACTGACCGTCCCTGAAGAGTTTTCCAGATAACCACATATCAGTCACCTGATATGAACCACTCAGATTCAAAGTTCCAACACGTATTACCGTTGTGCATATAACTTTAGCCAGAAAGGAATGATCTGAAAATGTAATACCATAACTGACTAATAAGAGACAATTTAAGAAGGGGttcatttttaagttttaactgtAACGGTTCTCGAAGCATCAAAGTTTCTCAAGAGATAGGACTAATACAAATGAAATTTAACAGCTAAATAGAGAAAAAGGCTGTTCATACAACCCCATGGCATGGATACTCATAAAAGTCATTTAGGTCCATTTCTAGGAAAATGACAAACCTTGTAACCTGAGGGTGGTGAGATGGAAGACATGATTCTTGAGATGAAACAATTTCCTCATCATCCTCTGCGTAAAAGCTACTGATTGAGATTGCGAACCAAGAATAACAAAAGTGGTAAAATTTAACACatgttgaaagttgaaaccgAGAGAAGAACTAACCTGCAGCAGAACCATACTCTGTATCAAGAGTCGCTGCACTAGTGCTAGAACTAGAAGAATATGACTCCAGACGTTTCTGcattctttcttcatcatcttcaacttCCTTCTGCCTCATCCTTATTTTGGCTTCTATAACTCGCTGCTCTTCCTTCATAACACAGAGATAACAATATTGGCAGAATCAGCCAGTAATTCCATCACATACTCTTAAAAACAATACTGTTTCAAGATTTAAGTCTGGCTTACAATTTGTTCAAAGCTCTTCTCCTCTTTAGTTTTCCCTCCACGATACTCGACAGCATAATTGGATGTTTTGCAAAAAGGGCATCTTACATATGATAAGGAGGACTCAAAAGTAGACATTTTCATATGTAAAGAAGACCAAAAGCTTAATGCAAACTATAAGAAAAAGGATACTGAGTAGGTTGAGCTGAATTAGGACTCTTCATCCGCAGAAAGCATTCtgtataaaaccaaacacaaagtCAATGACTACACCGGATAAGAAACATTCTATAGTTCAGAGATGACTAACAAATACATTTCTTCACCTGTACAAATGCTTTTCATACAACATCTTGACCTATTAAGACTCGGATAATACTAGAAAcacagaagaacaaaaaattgcaTGAGAGTTGGtcaatttcatcttcttgaatGAGGAAGTAAGCAAAAAAGGAAAGACTTAAAACAAACCAGAAAGCAAATAGGACATTCTTCAAGATCATGATGGGAGGAGGGGGTTTCTTCAAGACCAGGATAACAAGGAGCAAGCTTAGACTCTAAGATGAGTTTCTTAAGCTTTTTAATGTCAACATCTTTGCTCATGTATAAACCTTGTTGTGGCTTTGTGTATCTTTCGTCCACAATCTGTCTCTTCCTTCCCAGCTTATTACCCATTTCGTCTCTTTAAATGCCTTGAAATTAAGATAGTAGAGAGACATAATAAGAACACTCAAATAGAAATCAATTTCACTTTCTACAATTCACAAAACGCAATAAAGAGCTTGTAGCAATCCAAAgccatttccttttttccgaaactaacaaacaaagtttaaaaccctaaattccaACCGTTGATAAGAATTGAAGCAacaaatcttttcaaacagaagaaaatttgCAAACCCTTTGAATATAAATGAGTAATAAAGTTTGAGTCAGAGAAGAAACCTTAAAAGCTTCGAGAATCGAAGAGACTTAGATAACGAATGATAAGAGAATACAAAGATCAGAACTTTTCCTTTGCGAAAGAGATATACAGTAATGTTGTCGtcgtgaagaagaaagatccgATGAAGAACGAAGAACGAAACGGTGGAGTTAGTCGGATACGAAAGAAATGAATCGTCgtcatctcttttgttttcactcttcctcttctttatcGTCACGCGCCCCTCTCGCGCGTTAACTTTCTCCacgcttcttctttttttttttgttccttctgATATTTTGTCGTAAAATCTGATAGACTATTATTGttgcaaatatttatttcaaaaaataatataagggtcgaaaaaaaactttcaaaaaaaataaacaaactatGCTACTAATGATTTTATTGAttgtcttttttaaaaaagtgaaagataatctacatatacatttttgcagccactttgtgaaataaattttcaagttgagacttatttacagTGGCTACCACTGgcatttaataattgtttttgataattagaaagtaaatcttcgaattaaatGTTTGCATTTAACTACCTTTCTAAAATCTCTCTGCATTAACTATAccattaattactaaaataaaatttccaaaatatttaatatcatttaaatactacaaaattatcatttttgatattgctttttttatgactataacaattcgattataagcAGCAAACCGtaaagatatttgatagcaattaattactacaaaattacaaaatatttagacaatgattcataaacatatcataaataagatcaacattaataaaataaatagttttttttacgagacgggttggcgggacgggtttggcaggaagctacttaataacaattgtaaactataaaataaaaatattttatagatagataaaatttgtaaacttttatatatactaactttaaggaaataaattgtctccgcggtataccgcaggttaaaatctagtataatACATTAATGcattaagcaaaaaaaaagaagttcaCCTTCTAAGGAACATTCGTGTTTCACATAGGCTTgagataataatattaaacCCAATGGGCCTTAATATtgtgggaaaaaaaagaacgaaTTATTAGTCTAGTCAATGGTCTGACCAAAGATTATACAATTCGCCGACCGGAGGCATCTCTCTGAAAAAACTATCGAACTCCGTCGTCTCTACACCTCTTTCTGCTTCTTTTCCTACGCCACAAAACCGCTGTGATGAATCTTTGCCACCGTACCCTTGACCGGAGAATTCATAAGGACCGTCGGCGACGACTGCGTTTTTACCTGTGAGTTCTTGAACAATTGTCTTGAAGCTCCGAGCATCTGTCTGAACGTACTGTGTGTTAATGAAGACAACCTTCATCGGTTCAGATCTCACTCCTGCAGACATATTTTTGGCGTTATatgagattttttcttttggtttgctCTATTGAGTAGTATGCCTTTTGAATCTCCCCGATATTGGTTGTATTTATATGTGTAGATAAATATATgggaatatatataatatttgtggGGAGACCGaacttttatcattttattgatttttagttattgTTTAGAAACATTTATTATCATGGGGACTCCTAATTAGTATTATGAACTATATGGATAAGAGAGCAGATTCTTTTATTGATATAGCATTTATATTCTATATCCATAGTTGTGGATTGgaaaagaatattattatatagatcGAATGATATTTTGATTCTAGAAATTGCTTACGTGTGGAGTTACGATCATATGCTTTCATGACTAATGACTAATTATATACTGATTAGATATCAGGGAGTGGCTCAAATTTTCCACTATTTAAAGAAATTAGAATCAACTAATCAAAcgttttttaccaaaaaaaaaactaatcaaacgttgcatataataaaatctattttagagtttttgtaACGACGGGGTCAACTGAAACTGGAGATTGTCACTTATTTCAAGAATTTCTATACACATGTGGGGTTTATTTTTTGCAACGTTTCAccaatatttttcattaattattgATAGACAAATctgatagtttttttattttatttttacactAGTTTGTTAGATGTTTTTATGTTCATTTGTATGTTCCTTGACCATAAGGAAATTATTTTGTGgtcttttcaattttattgtATTGGTCTTTGACGAGATTCTTGTACGGGTGAGACAGGTTTGACCGTTAACATTCAAGCAGCCTTGACGGACCAAATAATAAATGGgcttttgttattattatgtGACCTTTATTTAATATCGATCGAAAGAATCAGTATTATATAGTGTAATGGGTCAAAGCACGCCTTATTTGATGGAATATTGGAATCACATTACATAACGTGAAACCAGCCTAAGATGCATACATAATTTACATATGCAGAACAGGTTTTGATATCTTTAGAATACTataagaaataagaaatttgGAGTCTATGTGACTACGTTACtcagtaacaaaaaaatgattcctCAGCATTGGTATATAAGcatatttcgatttttgtaTTATAGATTCCTTGATatgtatataactatataagtgtttttttttatattatatgcaaactaaaaataaactGTATACAGGTTTTagtagttgattttttttttccttgatatttttttttctaaaaaaaaacaaattctttctaaaatcTTCATACAGCAAGATAACGATtcatatattactatttagTAGTTGTTTTAATaaaggtaatatatatttatttattttttggtcaaaataaaggtaatatatatagtagtttTTTACTGCATTGATGTAATTTGTTGCATGATTTTAAGAATATTTGATACAACTAATCTCACCAGATCAAGACCCcaaagacaaataaaatatatgaatcgTTATCTTGCTGTATGaagattttagaaagaaattgtttttttagcCCAAAATTGGTATAACaagaatcaaatttttttcGCAGATTTCTTAGCATATATAGTTCCTTACGatgtatttcttttaaaaagacCAAATCGTATTGTCTTTTAAAGAAAGTACagatttctttgttatttcaaaaatccaaaaaaaaaaaagagaaaggttgaaaaaaacaaacaaaaagaaaaacagagaaataaataGAAGCATGCAGtgccaaaagaagaagatggcgCCGTGCATTGATTTTGTGTTCATGGCTTTTGGTTTGCTTCTCTTGCTCATCGCCGTCACAACAAGTCGCCCAATCACTCGGCCAAAAGTATTCGACGTTCGAAGTTATGGTGCTAAAGGTGACGGTAAAATGGATAACACCAATGTAAATGACATTTTCTGCTTTCTTTAACTAAATATTctttctcaacttcttcattCATTTCACATAGAATGTCGATtgactcaataaaaaaaaaaaataggaataaaccttttatttccaaaaaaaaagaataacgGGCTATTTACTTgctttttaatatttggattaattaaaattaactaGTTCAATTTAACtacatattttctatttagtTATTTGAAGAGCGTATTcatttatgtgtgtgtgtgtaacaaaaaaaaattgaatcttatAAGTTACTAAGAGTTTTTGTCTTACAAATAATCTACCTTCTTTGGTAATGTCTCATATAAGGCGTTCACAAATGCATGGAAAGATGCATGCAGATGGAATGGACCAAGCAAAATGTACATACCACTAGGAACATTCTATCTTGGTGGTGTAACGTTTGTAGGACCATGCGATGGTAAGATCTCGTTTGTCATTGATGGAACTTTGTTGGCTCCTCCGAACAACGACGAcattaaaaaggaaatatgGATAAACTTCCGCTACATCAACTATCTCACGGTCTTCGGGGATGGCACCCTCGACGGCCAAGGAAAAAAGTCATGGTCACTAATTGATTGCCAGAAGGACAATAATTGTCCCAAACTCGCTATAGTACGTACGCTTTCTtgaactttctttttatagCTACTGTTTTTATGGATCAAACTGAATATTTTAtgtcattatatatatatataacttttaaaaagagaaTCTTGAAACATAAACTTgatttaatcatattttcatGGTGTTTTGATACATTTGCAGAATATGGGGTTCGATTTCGTAAAAAACTCAAGCATGAATGGGATAACATCACTCAACAGTAAAGCCGGACACTTCAATTTCTTATCCGTTGACCACTTCAGCATCACTAGAGTCAACATAATAGCTCCCAGCAATAGTCCCAACACTGACGGAATCAAAATAGCTTTATCAAGTAACATGCAAATCTCAAACACTCACATCAGCACCGGAGACGATTGTATCGCAATGCTCTCTGGAAAcacaaattttgatatctATAATGTCAAGTGCGGACCGGGACATGGAATTAGTATTGGAAGCttaggaaaaaacaaagacgAAAAGAATGTTAATGGTTTAATGGTTAGAAATTCGGTCTTTACCGGTACGACCAACGGTATACGGATCAAGACATGGGAATCTTCAGCTTCAACAATCCGAATTATCAATTTAGTGTATGAGAATCTACAGATGATAAATGTTGAAAATCCTATCGGCATTGATCAAAAATACTGTCCTTACCCGCCATGCAGCAATATGGTAACTTACTATGCAAGAAACAAATTTCTATCTTCTTAGAATCTTCATCGACTTTAAAATTAACATgttagttcatgttttatcGCAGGGAGATTCTCACATTCAGATCCGAAACGTGACACTAAAGAACATTTGGGGAACATCAAAGAATAAAGTGGCTGTGAAATTTCAATGTAGCAAAACCTTTCCTTGCAAAGATGTTCAGTTAATTGACATTAACTTAACTCACCATGGAGTCGACGGTCCTGCAAGTGCGTTGTGTGAGAACGTTGATGGATCTGCTACTGGGAAGATGGTTCCTCCGCATTGTCTAAGTTGATCCAGTCCAAACATAGTCATGTACtcatgttgtttattttttggtta
This sequence is a window from Arabidopsis thaliana chromosome 1 sequence. Protein-coding genes within it:
- a CDS encoding coiled-coil protein (DUF572) (Family of unknown function (DUF572); FUNCTIONS IN: molecular_function unknown; INVOLVED IN: biological_process unknown; LOCATED IN: cellular_component unknown; EXPRESSED IN: 24 plant structures; EXPRESSED DURING: 15 growth stages; CONTAINS InterPro DOMAIN/s: Protein of unknown function DUF572 (InterPro:IPR007590); BEST Arabidopsis thaliana protein match is: Family of unknown function (DUF572) (TAIR:AT2G32050.1); Has 1391 Blast hits to 1324 proteins in 252 species: Archae - 3; Bacteria - 52; Metazoa - 454; Fungi - 341; Plants - 148; Viruses - 5; Other Eukaryotes - 388 (source: NCBI BLink).); this translates as MGERKVLNKYYPPDFDPAKLQRLRRPKNQQIKVRMMLPMSVRCGTCGNYIYKGTKFNSRKEDVIGENFSFDVQTYLGIQIFRFYFKCTKCSAELTMKTDPQNSDYIVESGASRNYEPWRAEDEEVDKDKQKRDAEEMGDAMKSLENRTLDSKREMDIIAALDEMKSMKSRHATVSVDAMLEALQRTGAEKVKRIEEEDEAVIKSIFGKQKEVIRRIADEEIDDDYDDDDIDDYPSLQKEKKGSSSDLSKKRKATEVSPSNPTDILTSSSAENPKEPKKQAISKQPFKSVHIKVIKKQPQPTSSSTPAPAKPEEKKSDGAANTSLASLFQNYGSDEDED
- a CDS encoding coiled-coil protein (DUF572) (Family of unknown function (DUF572); CONTAINS InterPro DOMAIN/s: Protein of unknown function DUF572 (InterPro:IPR007590); BEST Arabidopsis thaliana protein match is: Family of unknown function (DUF572) (TAIR:AT2G32050.1); Has 1377 Blast hits to 1314 proteins in 254 species: Archae - 0; Bacteria - 51; Metazoa - 442; Fungi - 351; Plants - 150; Viruses - 5; Other Eukaryotes - 378 (source: NCBI BLink).) — protein: MGERKVLNKYYPPDFDPAKLQRLRRPKNQQIKVRMMLPMSVRCGTCGNYIYKGTKFNSRKEDVIGETYLGIQIFRFYFKCTKCSAELTMKTDPQNSDYIVESGASRNYEPWRAEDEEVDKDKQKRDAEEMGDAMKSLENRTLDSKREMDIIAALDEMKSMKSRHATVSVDAMLEALQRTGAEKVKRIEEEDEAVIKSIFGKQKEVIRRIADEEIDDDYDDDDIDDYPSLQKEKKGSSSDLSKKRKATEVSPSNPTDILTSSSAENPKEPKKQAISKQPFKSVHIKVIKKQPQPTSSSTPAPAKPEEKKSDGAANTSLASLFQNYGSDEDED
- the ICR1 gene encoding interactor of constitutive active rops 1 (interactor of constitutive active rops 1 (ICR1); BEST Arabidopsis thaliana protein match is: ROP interactive partner 2 (TAIR:AT1G78430.1); Has 35333 Blast hits to 34131 proteins in 2444 species: Archae - 798; Bacteria - 22429; Metazoa - 974; Fungi - 991; Plants - 531; Viruses - 0; Other Eukaryotes - 9610 (source: NCBI BLink).) yields the protein MPRPRVSELSQRQAPRLRSSSSTSDSNHSNRLITTDQSFKPGVDRKSPRSGGPNSDPLGQKKLGGRISDLESQLGQAQEELRLLKEQLANAEAVKKQAQDELHKKSKKPNPLARVEESATEAERIDRDEIPGDVQKETDVFEVPVEKIAVEEEELRSGNDEAEKLVAKEDEIKMLKARLYDMEKEHESLGKENESLKNQLSDSASEISNVKANEDEMVSKVSRIGEELEESRAKTAHLKEKLESMEEAKDALEAEMKKLRVQTEQWRKAADAAAAVLSGEFEMNGRDRSGSTEKYYAGGFFDPSAGFMDPPGMADDYDDGLGSGKRKSSGMKMFGELWRKKGQK